From a single Oxalobacter vibrioformis genomic region:
- a CDS encoding tetratricopeptide repeat protein — protein sequence MMRRFFLGAGLLLAWCFPAAAVMAANASCDAIMAGTLKNSSMLDRAACHIIAKAEAGDAEAQYEAGLVYSWGVDALQPDPDVAAAWLMKAAQGGQAEAAYRLAAFYVDGYGVKQNMEEAYRWFETAANAGSSLAMFELGGMLEYGLGVERDTEKARQWYGKARELHNHEAEVNQVLEERDLMENPWDAAKSGEAKAQYYAGLVKWQEARSALAAAERATAYAEAVKWYAQSAAQGYAPAQSALGLACARGVAGKADEETAAIWYARAAKQGYAEARYQLAILYVNGLGVQKDEAKALGLFIWAAEHEHSEAQRLLAAMYETGMGVKANRVEARKWHRRSAQQNNVALRDMLRLTDMP from the coding sequence ATGATGCGGCGGTTTTTTCTGGGAGCGGGGCTTTTACTGGCATGGTGTTTTCCTGCCGCAGCGGTGATGGCGGCCAATGCCTCGTGTGACGCCATCATGGCGGGTACACTGAAAAATTCATCCATGCTGGACAGGGCTGCCTGCCATATCATTGCCAAAGCCGAAGCCGGGGATGCGGAGGCGCAGTACGAGGCGGGCCTTGTGTACTCGTGGGGTGTGGACGCCCTGCAGCCGGACCCGGATGTAGCGGCGGCCTGGCTGATGAAGGCAGCCCAGGGCGGGCAGGCGGAAGCGGCTTACCGGCTGGCGGCGTTTTATGTGGATGGCTATGGCGTGAAGCAGAATATGGAAGAAGCCTACCGGTGGTTTGAAACGGCGGCCAATGCAGGCTCAAGCCTGGCGATGTTTGAGCTGGGCGGGATGCTGGAGTATGGCCTGGGTGTGGAGAGGGATACGGAAAAGGCGCGCCAATGGTATGGGAAAGCGCGCGAACTGCACAACCATGAAGCTGAAGTGAACCAGGTCCTTGAAGAGCGTGACCTCATGGAAAACCCCTGGGACGCGGCAAAATCGGGCGAGGCAAAAGCACAGTATTATGCCGGGTTGGTAAAGTGGCAGGAAGCGCGCTCGGCGCTGGCGGCGGCAGAGAGGGCAACGGCGTATGCCGAGGCGGTAAAATGGTATGCGCAGTCGGCCGCACAGGGCTATGCCCCGGCACAATCGGCGCTGGGGCTGGCCTGTGCGCGGGGCGTAGCGGGAAAGGCTGACGAGGAAACGGCTGCGATCTGGTATGCCAGGGCGGCAAAACAGGGCTATGCCGAAGCCCGGTACCAGCTGGCGATCCTGTATGTCAACGGGCTGGGAGTGCAAAAGGATGAGGCAAAGGCGTTGGGGCTTTTTATCTGGGCAGCCGAGCATGAGCACAGCGAGGCACAGCGGCTTTTGGCCGCCATGTACGAGACGGGCATGGGGGTAAAGGCGAACCGTGTCGAGGCACGCAAGTGGCACCGCCGCTCGGCACAGCAGAATAATGTGGCGCTGCGTGATATGCTGCGCCTGACGGATATGCCTTAG
- a CDS encoding SEL1-like repeat protein — protein sequence MPEPAVLPYGENLADMEVRQAAVLLLAAKAGDVKAQFELGVAFKYGKGGVARSDARAAKWFAEAARQGHPGAVYELVSRYARNTTLNKDIRMVLKLATFLAEKGDPKVQCELGYAYLASDEMDSNDMLAEKWIRRSTEKGYARAQLILSGMYFSGRGVRENPEEGVKWAMRSARQGDAEAQLAVGNLYLRGIGVVQDWSEAREWFGKAIKQGNRNARHQLMLMDEHELRESRMNGTKTAKRSNIGGYYSAVALKQSGDARARFDAGMRLMTRNDGTKPDYRLVLELFFKSAEQGNVQAMMQLARMHASGTGVRKNLPEAAKWMIQAAELGNMGAQHEVGLLYEKGEGVRRNVRRAWDWYMEAARQGHPGAEQALLRINGGEKVFDDL from the coding sequence ATGCCGGAACCGGCTGTTTTGCCATACGGGGAAAATCTTGCCGACATGGAAGTCAGGCAGGCGGCGGTATTGCTGCTGGCGGCAAAGGCGGGTGACGTCAAGGCGCAGTTTGAGCTGGGGGTGGCGTTCAAGTACGGCAAGGGCGGTGTGGCACGGAGCGATGCCCGTGCGGCAAAGTGGTTTGCCGAGGCGGCAAGGCAGGGGCATCCCGGCGCGGTGTATGAACTGGTCAGCCGGTACGCGCGCAATACCACGCTCAACAAGGATATCCGGATGGTCTTGAAGCTTGCCACTTTCCTCGCCGAAAAGGGCGACCCCAAGGTGCAGTGTGAGCTGGGTTATGCCTATCTTGCCAGTGATGAGATGGACTCAAACGATATGCTGGCTGAAAAATGGATCAGGCGCTCGACCGAAAAGGGATATGCCAGGGCGCAGCTGATTCTTTCCGGCATGTATTTTTCCGGCAGGGGCGTACGGGAAAACCCGGAAGAGGGTGTCAAGTGGGCCATGCGCTCGGCAAGGCAGGGCGATGCGGAAGCACAGCTTGCCGTGGGCAACCTGTACCTGCGCGGTATTGGCGTGGTTCAAGACTGGAGCGAGGCGCGTGAATGGTTTGGCAAGGCGATCAAGCAGGGTAACCGCAATGCCCGCCACCAGCTCATGCTGATGGATGAGCACGAGCTTCGGGAAAGCCGGATGAATGGCACGAAAACGGCAAAACGGAGCAATATCGGCGGCTACTATTCTGCGGTGGCGCTCAAGCAATCAGGTGATGCGCGGGCGCGCTTTGATGCCGGGATGCGGCTCATGACAAGAAACGACGGGACGAAACCGGATTACCGCCTCGTGCTGGAGCTTTTTTTCAAGTCGGCAGAGCAGGGCAATGTCCAGGCGATGATGCAGCTTGCCCGCATGCATGCCAGCGGCACAGGCGTGCGTAAAAACCTGCCCGAAGCGGCAAAGTGGATGATCCAGGCCGCCGAACTGGGTAATATGGGGGCGCAGCACGAGGTGGGGCTCCTGTACGAGAAGGGTGAGGGAGTCCGGCGCAATGTGCGCCGCGCCTGGGACTGGTACATGGAAGCGGCAAGGCAGGGGCACCCCGGCGCCGAACAGGCGCTTTTGCGTATCAATGGCGGGGAAAAGGTGTTTGATGATCTCTGA
- a CDS encoding class I SAM-dependent methyltransferase: MTDPKEKNRHMWDTRYGESGYFYGTAPNAWLAARQVYFRPGMRVLVPADGEGRNSVWCAQQGMTVDAFDLSPVAVEKARALAAEKGVSVNYAVASIDSWVWQAESYDAVVLIFMNFATPNMRNRLFTECIQALRPGGILFLHGYRAEQLQYGTGGPPVIEQLYTEAMLREALDPLIIVEVESYDASLSEGKGHNGMSALIGVVAKKIQP, translated from the coding sequence ATGACAGACCCGAAAGAGAAAAACCGGCACATGTGGGATACCCGCTATGGGGAATCCGGCTATTTTTATGGCACGGCGCCCAATGCATGGCTTGCCGCCAGGCAGGTGTATTTCCGGCCGGGCATGCGCGTGCTGGTCCCGGCGGATGGCGAGGGGAGAAACAGTGTGTGGTGCGCGCAGCAGGGTATGACCGTCGATGCGTTTGATCTCTCTCCTGTGGCGGTTGAAAAGGCCAGGGCGCTGGCGGCTGAAAAAGGCGTGAGCGTCAATTATGCCGTTGCTTCCATCGATAGCTGGGTATGGCAGGCGGAGTCGTATGATGCCGTGGTGTTGATTTTCATGAATTTTGCGACGCCCAATATGCGCAACCGTCTTTTTACCGAGTGCATCCAGGCACTCAGGCCGGGCGGCATCCTGTTTTTGCATGGGTACCGTGCCGAGCAGCTTCAGTACGGCACCGGCGGGCCGCCCGTGATTGAGCAGTTGTATACCGAGGCCATGCTGCGGGAGGCGCTTGACCCGCTCATCATTGTGGAAGTGGAGAGCTATGATGCGTCCCTGAGTGAGGGGAAAGGGCATAACGGCATGTCGGCGTTGATCGGGGTGGTGGCGAAAAAGATACAGCCGTAA
- a CDS encoding surface-adhesin E family protein, giving the protein MKKILAIAIGVFCVNAWAAGPASDWTHVKTITGGNIYLNKKTMEQEGAYKKAWVMIEMTEPMVVNHKDNLVKSFMVLRAYDCEGKKEKFISQAGYAGSMGTGKEMLSDTATKDEWKAIVPGSSQEAIIKAVCAAK; this is encoded by the coding sequence ATGAAAAAAATACTGGCTATTGCTATTGGCGTATTCTGTGTAAATGCGTGGGCAGCGGGTCCTGCTTCTGACTGGACTCACGTCAAAACAATCACTGGCGGGAATATTTATCTAAACAAAAAGACCATGGAGCAGGAGGGTGCGTATAAAAAAGCGTGGGTGATGATTGAAATGACCGAGCCGATGGTTGTTAACCATAAGGATAATCTCGTCAAATCATTCATGGTATTGCGTGCCTACGACTGTGAAGGGAAAAAGGAAAAATTCATATCCCAGGCCGGTTATGCGGGGAGCATGGGTACAGGCAAAGAGATGCTGTCGGATACCGCAACCAAGGACGAATGGAAAGCCATTGTTCCGGGCAGCAGCCAGGAAGCCATCATCAAGGCGGTTTGCGCGGCAAAATAA
- a CDS encoding tetratricopeptide repeat protein: MKTALNTLLFLVACAATGTVCADIREAANTLYHAGSFKEALEIYRHPEFSHDAAVQNRIGTIYLEPAFRNKKQSAQWFRKSAEQGNRYGQFNLGQAYKNGTGVSRDYAKAMQYFHQSASQGYAPAMNAIGALYEEGKGVEKDEDNAIQ, from the coding sequence GTGAAAACCGCCCTCAACACCCTGCTTTTTCTTGTGGCATGTGCCGCCACCGGCACAGTCTGCGCCGACATACGGGAAGCGGCAAACACTCTGTATCACGCCGGCAGCTTTAAGGAAGCCCTTGAAATCTACCGGCACCCCGAATTCAGCCACGACGCGGCGGTACAAAACCGTATCGGCACGATCTACCTTGAGCCCGCATTCAGGAATAAAAAACAATCAGCCCAATGGTTCAGGAAATCAGCGGAGCAAGGCAACCGGTACGGGCAATTCAATCTCGGGCAGGCCTATAAAAACGGCACCGGCGTCAGCAGGGACTACGCAAAAGCAATGCAATACTTCCATCAGTCAGCCTCCCAGGGCTATGCCCCTGCCATGAACGCCATTGGTGCCCTGTATGAAGAAGGAAAAGGCGTTGAAAAAGACGAGGATAACGCCATACAGTAG
- a CDS encoding AAA family ATPase has translation MSDFHENFFVITGAPGAGKTTLLRSLEDHHFMIMAEAGRSIIQDQTAIGGNALPWEDKRAYAELMLNWDMRSYKEAPNHSRPVLFDRAIPDIIGYLELNDIPVPTHLARAAEKFRYNRKVFIAPYWSEIYGQDTERKQSHDEALATYDAMVRVYERLGYELLTLPKASLDRRIQFITEHLDSLSPEKPSYYP, from the coding sequence ATGAGCGATTTCCACGAAAACTTCTTTGTCATCACCGGTGCGCCGGGCGCGGGCAAAACCACCCTTTTGCGTTCCCTGGAAGATCACCACTTCATGATAATGGCAGAAGCCGGACGCTCCATCATCCAGGACCAGACCGCCATCGGCGGCAATGCCCTGCCCTGGGAGGACAAACGCGCCTATGCGGAACTCATGCTCAACTGGGACATGCGCTCCTACAAGGAAGCGCCCAACCACAGCCGCCCAGTCCTGTTTGACCGCGCGATCCCCGATATCATCGGTTACCTGGAGCTCAATGACATCCCGGTGCCGACACACCTCGCCAGGGCGGCAGAAAAATTCCGCTACAACCGGAAAGTCTTTATCGCCCCCTACTGGTCTGAAATCTACGGGCAGGATACCGAAAGAAAACAATCCCATGATGAAGCACTGGCCACCTACGATGCGATGGTCAGGGTATACGAGCGCCTGGGCTATGAATTGCTCACCCTCCCCAAAGCCAGCCTGGACAGGCGTATCCAGTTCATCACCGAACATCTGGACAGCCTGAGCCCGGAAAAACCATCTTACTATCCCTGA
- a CDS encoding TerC family protein encodes MGLVTLVVLEIVLGIDNLIFIAILADKLPARERNHARIVGLTLALVMRLLMLTALSWMVKLTTPWFTIWDIPFSGRDIILILGGFFLLYKSTTELHERVDGKIHLRAKERIVPSFAVVVAQIVVLDAVFSIDSVITAVGMVEHLPVMMIAVIIAMGVMMMASRPLTNFVNAHQTVVVLCLSFLLMIGLALIAEGAGLKIPKGYLYAAIGFSILIEFLNQLAQHNLTKNMEQVPMRERTAEAILRLLGNKTKAEKEFEPEFPEETIALSAFAEEERNMVSGVLTLGERSIHSVMTPRTEVSWINLDDDLDTIQETLRTIPHSVFPVCRGQLDNVIGIARAQDLMDDIHSGRTLENTKSIREPLVMPESAGVLKAMNILKQTRGHLAMVADEYGSIQGILTPIDILEAIAGEFPDEDEQPSAVEEKPGVWVMDGTTNIYYVEQLLETDGLVDEDDDYASLAGLLLERFGTVPHVGQVLEYADFRFEVLEMGGRRIAKVLVTKIEPTPVADERQGKLL; translated from the coding sequence ATAGGCCTTGTCACCCTCGTAGTCCTCGAAATCGTCCTGGGGATCGACAACCTGATCTTCATCGCCATCCTGGCGGACAAGCTTCCCGCGCGCGAACGCAACCATGCCCGCATCGTCGGGCTCACGCTGGCGCTCGTCATGCGCCTGCTCATGCTCACTGCGCTGTCGTGGATGGTCAAGCTCACCACCCCCTGGTTTACCATCTGGGACATCCCCTTTTCCGGGCGCGACATCATCCTGATCCTCGGCGGATTCTTCCTCCTGTACAAATCCACCACCGAACTGCACGAACGGGTGGACGGCAAAATCCACCTTCGCGCCAAAGAGCGCATCGTCCCGTCCTTTGCCGTGGTCGTTGCCCAGATCGTCGTGCTGGACGCCGTCTTTTCCATTGACTCCGTCATCACCGCCGTCGGCATGGTCGAGCACCTGCCCGTCATGATGATAGCCGTTATCATCGCCATGGGCGTCATGATGATGGCTTCGCGCCCGCTGACCAATTTCGTCAACGCCCACCAGACCGTGGTCGTACTCTGCCTTTCCTTTTTGCTCATGATCGGCCTTGCCCTCATCGCTGAAGGTGCTGGCCTGAAAATTCCGAAAGGCTACCTGTACGCCGCCATTGGCTTTTCCATCCTGATTGAATTCTTAAATCAGCTGGCACAGCACAACCTCACCAAAAACATGGAACAGGTACCCATGCGCGAGCGCACCGCCGAGGCCATCCTGCGGCTTTTGGGCAACAAGACAAAGGCTGAAAAAGAATTCGAGCCCGAATTTCCCGAAGAAACCATTGCGCTTTCCGCCTTTGCCGAAGAAGAACGCAACATGGTCTCAGGCGTTTTGACACTGGGCGAGCGCTCCATCCATTCCGTCATGACACCGCGCACCGAAGTCTCCTGGATCAATCTTGATGACGATCTGGACACCATCCAGGAAACACTGCGTACCATCCCCCACAGCGTCTTCCCCGTCTGCCGCGGCCAGCTCGACAACGTCATCGGAATTGCCAGGGCCCAGGACCTCATGGACGACATCCACTCCGGCCGCACGCTGGAAAACACCAAAAGCATCCGGGAGCCGCTTGTCATGCCCGAATCCGCAGGCGTCCTCAAAGCCATGAATATCCTGAAACAAACCCGCGGCCACCTTGCCATGGTGGCTGACGAATACGGCTCCATACAGGGTATCCTCACCCCCATTGACATCCTCGAAGCCATTGCGGGCGAATTTCCCGACGAAGACGAGCAGCCAAGCGCTGTCGAAGAAAAACCCGGCGTGTGGGTCATGGACGGCACCACCAACATCTACTACGTCGAGCAACTGCTCGAAACCGATGGCCTCGTTGACGAGGACGACGACTATGCCTCGCTGGCGGGTCTCCTGCTGGAGCGCTTCGGTACCGTGCCCCATGTCGGGCAGGTACTTGAGTATGCGGACTTTCGCTTTGAAGTGCTGGAGATGGGAGGACGCCGCATCGCCAAGGTGCTGGTGACGAAGATCGAACCGACGCCGGTAGCGGATGAGCGGCAGGGGAAGCTGCTGTAG
- a CDS encoding ABC transporter substrate-binding protein yields MTKSALFSRIFRRPVLGLAFFLFLATLIGFKGAHAASGQVVVYNWSEYIPQEVLDKFTRETGIKVVYSTFESNEAMYAKVKMLRGKSYDVVVPSGYFVDQMRRNNLLQKIDHKKLTNLNNIDPSIMDREFDRENHYSIPYMWGAVGLAYNTKYVPKGSLTQWAQLQKPEYKGHIIMTDDLRDAFGLALLAQGRSSNTKNAADIKAGYEFLAKLKPSIRVFDVTATKQALITEEVWLGPIWNGDYLVAKEEKPELEFVFPSEGAILWVDSFVIPVGAKNVDNAHTFINYMLRPEVAAACVKEYKYSTPNLAAIKLLPADMRNDPILVPGKKELRNAEFTVGVGDALKIYEKYWEQLKTLK; encoded by the coding sequence ATGACAAAATCCGCTTTGTTTTCCCGTATCTTCCGCCGTCCCGTCCTGGGGCTGGCCTTTTTTCTCTTCCTGGCAACGCTCATCGGCTTCAAGGGCGCCCATGCAGCCAGTGGACAGGTCGTAGTCTACAACTGGTCCGAATACATCCCCCAGGAAGTGCTGGACAAATTCACCAGGGAAACCGGCATCAAAGTCGTCTATTCCACCTTTGAGTCCAACGAAGCCATGTATGCCAAGGTCAAAATGCTCCGCGGCAAATCCTACGACGTCGTTGTGCCTTCCGGCTACTTTGTTGACCAGATGCGCAGAAACAATCTCCTGCAAAAGATTGACCACAAAAAACTCACCAACCTCAACAACATCGACCCTTCCATCATGGACAGGGAGTTTGACCGCGAAAACCATTACAGCATCCCCTACATGTGGGGCGCTGTCGGCCTGGCCTACAACACCAAGTATGTGCCCAAAGGCTCGCTGACCCAGTGGGCACAGTTGCAGAAACCCGAGTACAAAGGCCACATCATCATGACAGACGATCTGCGTGACGCCTTTGGCCTGGCGCTTTTGGCCCAGGGCCGCTCGTCCAACACCAAAAATGCGGCAGATATCAAGGCTGGCTACGAATTTCTCGCCAAGCTCAAGCCCTCCATCCGTGTCTTTGATGTCACCGCCACCAAACAGGCGCTGATCACCGAAGAAGTCTGGCTCGGCCCGATCTGGAACGGCGACTACCTCGTTGCCAAGGAAGAAAAGCCCGAGCTCGAATTTGTGTTCCCGTCCGAAGGCGCCATCCTCTGGGTAGACAGCTTTGTCATCCCGGTCGGCGCGAAGAATGTGGACAATGCACACACCTTTATCAACTACATGCTGCGCCCCGAAGTTGCTGCCGCCTGCGTCAAGGAGTACAAGTACTCCACGCCAAACCTGGCCGCCATCAAGCTCTTGCCGGCTGACATGCGCAACGACCCGATCCTGGTGCCCGGCAAAAAAGAACTGCGCAACGCCGAATTCACCGTGGGTGTTGGCGATGCCCTGAAAATCTATGAAAAATACTGGGAACAGCTCAAAACGCTGAAGTAA
- the potC gene encoding spermidine/putrescine ABC transporter permease PotC, producing the protein MLSRYLKRLYLAGVYAFFYVPLLIVFVYSFNASKYTVNWTGFSFRWYEVLFNNSALLDAALNSLSVAVSAATVATILGTITALCVKRYRFPGRQTLYGAVLLLTVSPDIVMGISLLILFLAMKMELGFVTLLIAHTTLCAPFVTVTVLSRLAEFDENLIDAARDLGASEAAAFRHVLLPMTAPAIAAGWLLSFTLSLDDILISTFTTGPHFEVLPVKIYSMVKLGVKPDVNALSAVMFVLTLFFVILAQIIYQSRRK; encoded by the coding sequence ATGCTCAGCCGATATCTCAAACGCCTTTACCTTGCTGGGGTCTACGCCTTTTTCTACGTGCCCCTCCTGATCGTTTTCGTCTACTCCTTCAATGCGAGCAAATACACCGTCAACTGGACCGGCTTTTCCTTTCGCTGGTACGAAGTGCTCTTTAACAACAGCGCCCTGCTGGATGCTGCCCTCAATTCGCTTTCGGTTGCCGTGTCAGCTGCCACCGTCGCAACCATCTTAGGCACCATCACGGCGCTGTGCGTGAAAAGATACCGCTTCCCGGGCCGACAGACCCTCTACGGGGCCGTGCTGCTGTTGACCGTATCACCCGATATCGTCATGGGCATCTCTCTTCTCATTCTCTTTCTCGCCATGAAAATGGAGCTCGGCTTTGTCACCCTGCTCATTGCCCATACCACCCTGTGCGCGCCCTTTGTCACCGTTACCGTCCTGTCGCGCCTGGCCGAATTTGACGAAAACCTCATCGACGCGGCAAGAGACCTCGGCGCCTCCGAAGCCGCCGCTTTCCGGCATGTACTTTTGCCCATGACAGCCCCGGCGATTGCCGCCGGCTGGCTCTTGAGCTTTACCCTGTCACTGGATGACATCCTTATCAGCACCTTTACCACCGGCCCGCATTTTGAAGTGCTGCCCGTAAAAATCTATTCCATGGTGAAGCTGGGCGTCAAGCCCGACGTCAACGCCCTGTCAGCCGTTATGTTCGTATTGACGCTCTTTTTTGTTATACTCGCGCAAATCATTTATCAATCAAGGAGAAAATAA
- a CDS encoding ABC transporter permease codes for MAVAESKNRSFFRGFSITLTWLWLAVFALLPTVALLLVSVLDTTELHASIPLLTLDNYAELFDPVFVSILWETIRLAVLSTVLCLIMGYPFAYLIARAKPVLRPWLLLLVIIPFWTNSLIRTYALILIIGAQGMVNKILLFFGIIDMPLQMMYTDFAVFIGLSYTFLPFMVLPLYASIEKLDGTLIDAAKDLGASNLRTFWHITLPLTLPGIIGGCMLVFLPSLGCFYVPEILGGSKSMLLGTFIKNQFLLTENLPLGSAASTVLTVLLLAMAILYRISNRRIASQENKTLLPVKAAGSDPQPAPLV; via the coding sequence ATGGCCGTTGCAGAGTCCAAAAACCGCTCCTTTTTCCGGGGATTTTCCATCACCCTGACCTGGCTGTGGCTTGCGGTCTTTGCCCTGTTGCCCACGGTGGCTTTACTCCTGGTTTCTGTACTGGACACCACAGAGCTGCATGCCTCCATCCCCCTTTTGACACTGGACAACTACGCCGAGCTTTTTGACCCCGTTTTTGTTTCCATCCTGTGGGAAACCATCCGCCTGGCCGTACTTTCCACCGTCTTGTGCCTGATCATGGGTTACCCCTTCGCCTACCTCATTGCACGGGCAAAGCCGGTTTTGCGGCCCTGGCTTTTACTCCTGGTCATCATCCCCTTCTGGACCAATTCCCTCATCCGCACCTACGCCCTGATCCTCATCATCGGCGCCCAGGGCATGGTCAACAAGATCCTGCTTTTCTTCGGGATCATCGACATGCCGTTACAGATGATGTACACCGACTTTGCCGTCTTTATCGGCCTGTCCTATACCTTTTTGCCCTTCATGGTGCTGCCGCTGTACGCCTCCATCGAAAAGCTTGACGGCACCCTGATCGATGCCGCAAAAGACCTGGGAGCGAGCAACCTGCGCACCTTCTGGCACATTACCCTGCCGCTCACCCTGCCGGGCATCATTGGCGGGTGCATGCTCGTTTTCCTGCCCTCGCTGGGCTGCTTTTACGTCCCCGAAATCCTCGGCGGCTCCAAGAGCATGCTCCTTGGCACCTTCATCAAAAACCAGTTTTTGCTGACCGAAAACCTGCCGCTGGGCTCTGCCGCCAGTACCGTGCTCACCGTCTTGCTGCTGGCCATGGCTATCCTCTACCGTATCAGCAACCGGCGCATTGCCTCACAGGAAAACAAGACCCTGCTGCCCGTCAAGGCTGCCGGTTCTGATCCTCAACCGGCCCCACTGGTGTAA